A window of the Carboxydocella sporoproducens DSM 16521 genome harbors these coding sequences:
- a CDS encoding F0F1 ATP synthase subunit delta — MLNKAVARRYAAAFFSLALEKGLIDSLEQELAQVVQTVEENPELQRFLDNPMVVVAEKKKLVDEVFGGRVSDLTLDFLKVVLDKRREAYLKEIYNEYVKRANEARNLVDVEVTSARELSQSDLTALEARLVKLTGKQVRITTKVDPALIGGLVVRIGDKVIDGSVTKRLELLREALLQA; from the coding sequence ATGCTAAACAAGGCAGTAGCCCGCCGCTATGCTGCCGCTTTTTTCAGCCTGGCTCTGGAAAAAGGGCTGATCGACAGCCTGGAGCAGGAGCTGGCCCAGGTAGTACAGACGGTGGAAGAGAATCCTGAATTGCAGCGTTTCCTGGACAACCCGATGGTGGTTGTGGCGGAAAAGAAGAAGCTCGTTGATGAGGTTTTCGGCGGCCGGGTGTCCGACCTGACCCTGGATTTCCTGAAGGTGGTACTGGACAAGCGGCGGGAAGCCTATCTCAAGGAAATTTACAATGAGTATGTGAAACGGGCCAATGAAGCCCGCAATCTGGTGGATGTGGAAGTTACCTCGGCCAGGGAGCTGTCCCAGTCCGACCTCACTGCCCTGGAAGCCCGCCTGGTCAAATTGACCGGCAAGCAGGTACGGATTACCACCAAGGTGGACCCGGCTCTGATTGGTGGTCTGGTGGTACGCATTGGGGACAAGGTAATCGATGGCAGTGTAACCAAGCGGCTGGAGCTCCTCCGGGAAGCTCTTTTGCAAGCATAA
- the atpA gene encoding F0F1 ATP synthase subunit alpha has protein sequence MSIRPEEISSIIKQRIEQYRTDVAVTDVGTVIQVGDGIARVYGLEECMAGELLEFPGGIYGMALNLEEDNIGCVILGPYTGIKEGDTVKRTGRIVEVPVGEALIGRVVNAMGQPIDGKGPIVTDRYRPVERVAPGVITRKSVHQPLQTGLKAIDSMVPIGRGQRELIIGDRQTGKTAVAIDTIINQKNTDVICIYVAIGQKASTVANVVKTLEDHGAMDYTIVVAATASEPAPMLYIAPYAGCAMGEEFMEQGKHVLIVYDDLSKQAVAYRELSLLLRRPPGREAYPGDVFYLHSRLLERAAKLNDELGGGSLTALPIIETQAGDVSAYIPTNVISITDGQIFLESDLFYAGIRPAINVGLSVSRVGGAAQIKAMKQVAGTLRLDLAQYRELAAFAQFGSDLDKATQARLLRGEKLVELLKQPQYKPMAVEDQVMSIFAAVNGYLDDVETSRVLKFEEEFLKFMHSQKADIVEAIREQKTLTDEIREKLKAAIVEFKKMF, from the coding sequence ATGTCTATCCGTCCGGAAGAAATCAGTTCCATTATTAAACAACGGATTGAACAGTACCGCACCGATGTGGCCGTAACCGATGTGGGTACGGTTATTCAGGTAGGTGACGGTATTGCCCGGGTTTATGGTCTGGAAGAATGTATGGCCGGTGAGCTGCTGGAATTCCCAGGCGGCATTTACGGCATGGCCCTCAACCTGGAAGAGGATAATATCGGTTGCGTTATTCTCGGTCCTTACACTGGTATTAAAGAAGGCGATACCGTTAAGCGTACCGGTCGTATCGTTGAAGTACCGGTAGGGGAAGCCTTGATTGGTCGGGTGGTCAATGCTATGGGTCAGCCGATCGATGGCAAAGGCCCCATTGTCACCGACCGCTATCGTCCAGTTGAACGGGTAGCACCTGGTGTTATTACCCGTAAATCAGTGCATCAGCCTCTGCAAACCGGTTTGAAGGCTATTGATAGTATGGTCCCCATCGGTCGGGGCCAGCGGGAGCTGATCATCGGTGACCGCCAGACCGGTAAAACTGCTGTTGCTATCGATACTATTATTAACCAGAAGAATACCGATGTAATCTGTATATATGTGGCTATTGGACAAAAAGCTTCCACTGTAGCCAACGTGGTCAAGACACTGGAAGATCACGGTGCTATGGATTACACCATCGTTGTGGCTGCTACCGCTTCTGAACCTGCACCGATGCTCTACATTGCTCCCTATGCCGGCTGCGCTATGGGTGAAGAGTTTATGGAGCAGGGCAAGCATGTGTTAATCGTCTATGATGACCTGTCCAAGCAAGCTGTGGCTTACCGGGAATTGTCCCTCTTGCTGCGCCGTCCTCCCGGCCGGGAAGCTTATCCGGGTGATGTTTTCTACCTGCATTCCCGTTTGCTGGAGCGGGCTGCTAAACTGAATGATGAACTGGGTGGCGGTTCCCTGACCGCTCTGCCGATTATCGAAACCCAGGCTGGTGACGTTTCCGCCTACATTCCGACCAACGTTATTTCCATCACTGACGGTCAGATCTTCCTGGAGTCCGACCTGTTCTATGCTGGTATCCGCCCGGCTATCAACGTCGGTCTCTCTGTATCACGGGTTGGTGGTGCCGCTCAGATCAAGGCGATGAAGCAGGTTGCCGGTACTCTGCGTCTGGACCTGGCCCAGTACCGGGAGCTGGCTGCATTCGCTCAGTTCGGTTCTGACCTGGATAAGGCCACCCAGGCCCGGCTGCTGCGGGGTGAAAAACTGGTTGAACTGTTGAAACAGCCTCAGTATAAGCCCATGGCCGTTGAAGACCAGGTTATGTCCATCTTCGCTGCCGTCAATGGCTACCTGGATGATGTGGAAACTTCCCGGGTCCTGAAGTTCGAAGAAGAATTCCTGAAGTTCATGCACAGTCAGAAGGCGGACATCGTTGAGGCCATTCGCGAACAAAAGACTCTGACTGATGAGATTAGAGAAAAACTGAAAGCCGCCATTGTCGAGTTCAAGAAGATGTTCTAA
- the atpG gene encoding ATP synthase F1 subunit gamma gives MPSMRDIKRRIKSIKNTEQITKAMKMVAAAKLRKAQDKVFQARPYARELAGTLSRLAGAALDSTHPLMVKREVKKVAFVVVTADRGLCGGYNANIIRKVRSEISAFNDVSLICVGRKGRDFFRRIGVPIIAEFTGLGEEARYQDAKLIAETIVDLYLKGEFDEVYVVYTEFFSALTQRPKTIKLLPVEAPAEEGAKVDYIYEPNAETVLSALLPKYLNTTMFRAMLEAKASEHGARMTAMGSATDNAKEMIAKLTLNYNRARQAAITKEISEIVGGAAALE, from the coding sequence ATGCCCAGCATGCGGGATATTAAACGACGCATCAAGAGTATCAAGAACACAGAACAGATCACCAAGGCCATGAAGATGGTGGCGGCAGCCAAGCTGCGCAAGGCCCAGGATAAAGTGTTTCAGGCCCGGCCTTATGCCAGGGAACTGGCTGGCACCTTGAGCCGGTTGGCCGGCGCGGCTCTGGACTCCACCCATCCCCTGATGGTAAAACGGGAAGTAAAGAAAGTGGCTTTTGTGGTGGTTACCGCTGACCGCGGTCTGTGTGGTGGATATAATGCCAATATCATCCGGAAAGTGCGGAGTGAAATCAGTGCTTTCAATGATGTCAGTCTGATTTGCGTGGGCCGCAAGGGCCGCGACTTTTTCCGCCGTATTGGTGTGCCCATCATTGCAGAGTTTACCGGTCTGGGGGAAGAGGCTCGCTATCAGGATGCCAAGCTGATTGCGGAGACCATTGTGGACTTATATCTTAAAGGGGAATTTGATGAAGTTTATGTCGTCTATACTGAGTTTTTCTCCGCTCTGACCCAGAGACCGAAAACCATCAAGCTCTTGCCTGTGGAGGCCCCGGCGGAAGAAGGAGCCAAAGTCGACTATATTTACGAGCCCAATGCGGAAACCGTGCTGTCGGCCTTGTTGCCCAAGTATCTCAATACCACCATGTTCAGGGCCATGCTGGAAGCCAAGGCTTCAGAACATGGTGCCCGGATGACTGCTATGGGTTCAGCAACCGACAACGCCAAGGAAATGATCGCCAAGTTAACCTTGAACTACAACCGGGCCCGGCAGGCCGCCATTACCAAGGAGATTTCCGAA
- the atpE gene encoding ATP synthase F0 subunit C, giving the protein MVAGLIAIGAGLAVGIAAVGAGIGQGIAAGKAFESIARQPEVTGTVRTLLFIALAFMETLTIYGLVVALMLVTGKM; this is encoded by the coding sequence ATGGTAGCAGGTCTGATTGCTATCGGCGCTGGTCTGGCTGTTGGTATTGCAGCTGTTGGCGCTGGTATTGGTCAAGGTATCGCTGCTGGCAAAGCTTTTGAATCCATCGCTCGTCAGCCTGAAGTCACCGGCACTGTCCGGACCCTGTTGTTCATCGCCTTGGCATTTATGGAAACTCTGACCATCTATGGTCTGGTAGTAGCACTAATGCTGGTTACTGGCAAAATGTAA
- the atpB gene encoding F0F1 ATP synthase subunit A, whose translation MFGSAEALFHIGPLEVTKYTVTAWGVIALLGLISWLGTRNMQKQPSGLQNVLELFVEGLYNFFEGMLGPERVKRYFPLLCTFFLFILTSNYVGLLPLSGHEGPYIPPTATLSTTAALAIIVFFSTHIFGMMTHGIGYFKHFVQPMAFMLPLNIVEEIVRPVSLAMRLYGNIFGHELVVGTLLALAPAIVPVPMQLLGVLTGAIQAFVFTLLAASYIGGATEKHH comes from the coding sequence ATGTTCGGTAGTGCTGAAGCTCTTTTTCACATCGGCCCCCTGGAAGTAACCAAGTACACAGTAACAGCCTGGGGAGTTATTGCGTTACTGGGCCTGATCAGCTGGTTAGGGACCAGGAACATGCAAAAACAACCATCAGGTCTGCAGAATGTGCTGGAGCTGTTTGTAGAAGGGTTGTACAACTTCTTTGAGGGCATGCTGGGCCCGGAACGGGTAAAACGCTATTTTCCGCTCCTGTGCACATTCTTCCTGTTTATCCTAACCTCGAACTATGTGGGGCTGTTGCCGCTGTCCGGCCATGAAGGGCCCTATATTCCGCCGACAGCTACCTTGAGTACCACGGCGGCTCTGGCAATCATTGTTTTCTTTTCTACCCATATTTTCGGGATGATGACCCATGGAATCGGTTATTTCAAACATTTTGTTCAGCCCATGGCCTTTATGCTGCCACTGAATATTGTCGAAGAAATCGTCCGCCCGGTCTCGCTGGCCATGCGTCTTTACGGGAATATTTTCGGGCACGAGCTGGTAGTAGGTACTTTGCTGGCTTTGGCTCCCGCCATTGTTCCCGTGCCGATGCAGCTTTTAGGGGTTTTGACAGGGGCTATCCAGGCTTTCGTCTTTACCCTGCTGGCTGCCAGCTACATCGGTGGTGCTACCGAGAAGCACCACTAA
- the atpF gene encoding F0F1 ATP synthase subunit B codes for MEFNLSTFVWSFINFFVLLAILNKLLYKPMLQMLEERKKTISESMQQAEQARAEAERIKQEYAEQLAQAKKESQEIIARAERMGEEMREELVRNARAEADKALKAAQEEIAREKAKAVAQLRAEVANLAVLAAGKVVGKSITVEDHEKMVKEFIDEVGDLPC; via the coding sequence ATGGAATTTAATCTCTCGACCTTTGTCTGGTCGTTTATCAACTTTTTTGTCCTCTTAGCCATTTTAAATAAATTACTCTATAAACCGATGTTGCAAATGCTGGAGGAAAGAAAGAAAACCATTTCTGAATCCATGCAACAGGCTGAGCAGGCAAGGGCCGAAGCCGAACGGATTAAGCAGGAATATGCTGAACAACTGGCTCAGGCCAAGAAGGAATCCCAGGAAATCATCGCCCGGGCTGAGCGCATGGGCGAGGAAATGCGGGAAGAGCTGGTGCGCAATGCCAGGGCTGAAGCCGATAAGGCCCTGAAAGCAGCCCAGGAAGAAATCGCTCGCGAAAAAGCCAAAGCTGTTGCCCAGCTGCGGGCTGAAGTGGCTAACCTGGCGGTGCTGGCGGCCGGCAAGGTGGTGGGCAAGTCCATCACCGTCGAGGACCATGAAAAAATGGTCAAGGAATTCATCGATGAGGTAGGGGATCTCCCATGCTAA